Genomic segment of Paenalkalicoccus suaedae:
TCTACCGGTTTTATTCGGTGATAATATTGGGACAACGATCACAGCTGTATTAGCATCTTTAGGTGCATCTATCGCAGCTAAACGTGCTGCGGCAACACACGTAATATTTAACTTAATAGGGACGGTTATAGTCTTAATTCTACTAACTCCGTTCACCAATTTAGTTATTTACTTGCAAGGTGCATTAGGATTAAATCCTCAAATGACAATTGCATTTGCGCACGGTATCTTTAATATTTCTAACGTAGCATTACAACTACCATTTGTTGCATTGCTGGCAATTTTAGTAACGAAATTAATTCCAGGTGAAGAAACGATTATTGAATATAAAGCACAGCATCTTGATCCTACGCTCATTACACAGTCATCAGCCATTGCTCTAGGTCAAGCCAAGATGGAAACACTTCGCATGGCAGAGCTATCGTTACAAGGCTTGAATGAGGCTGCTCAATTTGCAAAGACAAAACAAGGTCGACACGCAGAATTAACATATCAATTTGAAGATGCGATTAATAACCTTGATCGTAAAATTACGGAATATCTGGTTCAGATTTCAACAAATTCACTAACTGCACATGATTCGCACCTACACTCCATGCTGATGGACACAGTTCGTGACATTGAGAGAGTCGGAGATCATATGGAGAATATTGTGGAGCTATCTGAATTCCAAGTAGCAAACAAAGTAAAAATGTCTGAGCTTGCTATGGATGATTTAGATGCTATGTTTACACTAACGCAGGATACGCTAAAAGAAGCGATTAAAGCCTTAGAGAACCATGATATACAAGCAGCAAGACAGGTAATGCTGAAAGAAGAACAAATCGATAAGATGGAACGTCAGCTACGTAAAAAGCACATTATTCGTCTAAATGAAGGATTATGTGATGGGTCTGCTGGTATCGTATTTGTAGACATGATCAGTAACCTAGAGAGAATTGGCGATCATGCTGTAAATATTGCCGAAGCGGTTATAGCTGAAGAAGATTATTAATTGTAAGGTAGATGTCTTGAAATGGGGCATCTACTTTTTTTAGTAGATTTTGGGTTGAGGTATGCTATAATAAACAAGTGCTTAAATGAATACATATTTTTTTAAGAAAACATGTTGACGTTATTTAGCTAAGTATGCTAACATAATATTTGTCGTTAAGAGATGGCGGTGTAGCTCAGCTGGCTAGAGCGTACGGTTCATACCCGTGAGGTCGGGGGTTCGATCCCCTCCGCCGCTACCAACGGACCCTTAGCTCAGTTGGTTAGAGCAGACGGCTCATAACCGTCCGGTCGTAGGTTCGAGTCCTACAGGGTCCACCACTTGAATAGCTTTAACACACGGAGGAATACCCAAGTCTGGCTGAAGGGATCGGTCTTGAAAACCGACAGGCGGGTCAAACCGCGCGGGGGTTCGAATCCCTCTTCCTCCGCCATTATTATTCATTCAACTACTTAGGTGATCTAAGTAGTTTTTTTGTTGTATTTAGATAGTTATTTACAAAAGACTTATTCAAATTTGCATAGTATTATTCAATTATGGGTAAGTAAAGTGAGTAGGAGGTTTTGATAATGAATATTACATTAACGCAAGATGCAATTGATCAAATGAAAGAGCGTGTTTCTTTCACAGCAGAAGAGGCTCTTTTTTTAAGTCATGAAACAAAGGGAACTGGATGTGTCGTAAACGGTGTATCTGATCTTATTGTAATGAAGAAAAACGAGCTTCCTGATGTTGCTGCATTCATTAAAACTGTCCCAGAAGACTATACAGTTGCAATTGATAAACGAGTTGATTGGGTCTATGACGAGAATCTAATCATTGATTACAAAGCAGATAAACAAATGTTCCAACTAAAAAGTCCAAATCAGATGTTAAATCCACGTATGACTTTTCGAAATGAATTAAAATAAGGTTTAACGTTTGAAACACCGAGGAATATTTGATAATGTAAAAACTGGATAGGGGAATCCCCCCTTTCAATAGCTTAAAAACCCAAGGAGGAGATTTTGAATGGCTTTTTCACTACCAGAACTACCATATGCACACAACGCTCTAGAACCACATATCGATGAAGAAACGATGAAAATTCACCACGGGAAGCACCATCAAACGTACGTAACGAAACTTAACGATGCGCTAGAAGGACACAGTGACCTTCAGTCTAAAAGCATTGAAGAATTACTTACGGACTTAGATGCCCTTCCTGAAAGTGTTCGCGGACCAGTTCGCAACAATGGTGGAGGCCACTTTAACCACACACTATTCTGGCAGTTAATGTCTCCAAATGGCGGCGGCGCACCATCTGGTGAGCTTGCTGAAGCAATTGAGTCTACTTTTGGAAGCTTTGACTCTTTCAAAGAAGATTTCAAAAATGCTGGTCTTACGCGATTCGGCTCTGGCTGGGCATGGCTAGTAGTAAACAATGGTAAGCTTGAAATTACAAGCACACCAAACCAAGACACTCCAATTAGCGAAGGTAAAACACCAATCCTAGGAGTAGACGTTTGGGAGCATGCTTATTATCTAAAATATCAAAACAAGCGCCCAGACTATGTAGATGCATTCTTTAACGTAGTTAACTGGGACGAAGTAGCGAAGCGCTACAACGAAGCAAAATAAGTTAGTTACATGCCTCCTTTATTGGGGGCATTTTTTATTTGTTTGTTTAAGTCTGGCTGACAGAGGATCGTGCTATATTATGCGAACATGATTTCGGAGGCAACTTGTCTTTTCTCTACAATTAGAGTGACCAATTAGTTGACCCGCAAAACCAGACTACGTATAATAACATACATAAGAGACGTTGATATTGCGTCGCTATTTTACATGAGGTATACTTATATTTGCCTGCGGTGTTGGTGAACTTCGAGTTTAATTCGAACCGAACACCAATTCACTTCGGGAGCCTAACATTAGATGGCCAACAACACGCCTGTCTACAGGAAGTTGAAATCCATTTTGCGGGCACCCACCTGCCTAGGGCGGGTTCGTGAAATCTGGAAGATAACCGCACATGCGGGCGTTCATTTATGCTATGACAGTGTCCCGACATATAATTTGGGACACTTTTTTTATGGGGAAGGGATTGACTATATGAGTGAGAAGAAAACATATAAGCCGCAAGTTTCCGTTCGTTTAAATTTATTGTTCTTTGGTGTGTTTATCCTTTTTTCTGCATTAATATTACGCCTAGGGGTTGTTCAAATCGTGCAGGGGGAGGAGTTCTCCGAGCAACTTGATCGGGAAATTAATGTAACAGAAAGGATTGAAGCGCCAAGAGGGCTAATGTACGATCGATTTGGCAATCTTCTCGTCGATAATGAGCTTCAATTTACTGTAACATACACGAATCGCAATACACCTCAGGATGAAATGATTGAAACGGCAAACCGACTAAGTCAATTTGTCACATTTGATACAGATGATATCGAGGGAAGGTTCGATCGTGACCGCCGTGAGTACTGGGCACTTTTAAATGAAGAAGAATACTTAGAAAAACTGTCTATCGAAGAAGCAGAGTCGCAAGGGCTCTCAGATAGTGAGGCGCATTTAGAAAGGCTCAATGCGATCACAGATGAGGAGCTAAACTCATTTACTGATGATGAGCTTGAAGTGTTCCTCATTTGGCGTGAATTTAACTCTGGTTATAATAATAGCGCACATAAAGTTCAGCGCGGAATTTCCTATGATAGCGCTGCTCAAATCATGGAGAATATTGATCAAATGCCAGGAGTCGATATAATTCGTGACTCGGTAAGATCGTACACGTATGGAGATACCTTAAGCTCCATTTTTGGGCGAGTAGGATCTATATCCCGTGATGACTTGCAGGCAAGGCTTGCGGAGGGATATGAGCGAAATGAAGAGGTAGGACAAAGCTATCTTGAAGCGCAGTATGAGAGTGTACTAAGAGGTCGAGATGGGCGTTTAGAAAACTTCACTGATCAAGACGGCAATCGACTTCGAAATCCAGAAGAAAGACAAGGGAGTCGTGGTAATGACTTAGTATTGTCATTTGATATGGAGCTCCAGCAACGACTTTCTAATATTGTTGATTCAGAAGTCTCTAGAAGTAGTGGTCGTTTTGTCGGGGAGCCGGACGCATACGTTGTCATGATGGAGCCTGATACAGGCGAAGTACTTGCGATGAGCGGATATAATAGCGATTTAGGGACATTTACGCAAGGGTACGTAGTTGGATCCTCCATGAAGGGGGCAACAGTACTAGCTGGTTTTGATACAGGGGTGTTAGCTCCTGGAAACACGGTATTTGATCGGCCGGTGAACTTTCCAGGATCTAATCCTATTCGTTCTGTAAGTAACTTAGGATATGTAGATGATATTGCTGCTTTGGAGCGTTCATCAAACATCTATATGATTGAAGTAGCGATGAGACTAGTTAATTACGTGCCGGGAGTATCAGGAACAAACTGGGGTAACTTCTCTAGAGGATTTGACATTCTTCGGTCGTACTATCAGCAGTTTGGTCTCGGTGTAGAGACAGGTATTGATTTACCTGGGGAGTTTACTGGGGTTAACGGTGGTAATACGAACCTACCTGGACAAATGCTCTTCTTAACCTTTGGTCAGTTTGATACGTATACGCCGATGCAGCTTGCACAGTATGTAGCAACGATTGCGAACAATGGTACAAGAATTGCACCTAAAGTAGTGAAAGAAATTCGTGAACCAGGTGAAAATAAAGAGGAACTAGGTCCAATTGCTGTTCAAAACGAGCCAAAGCTCTTAAATACAATCGATGTGAACCAAACGTATTTTGATCGTGTACAGCGTGGGTTTTATCAAGTAATCCATGGTTCTAGAGGTACAGCTCGAGCTTTCTTCAATGGACGAGACTATGATCCTGCTGGGAAGACGGGTACCGCGCAGGTTTCAGTAAATGGTCAAGAGGCGAATAACCAAACCTTTGTAGGCTATGCGCCTTTTAATAATCCAGAAGTAGCAATTTCAGTCGTTGTCCCGGGTGTGCGTGATAACCAAGATAGTTCAGGTATTGCAAATAGGATTGCAGAGGCGTCTCTAGATGCATACTTCGAGTTACAGGATGAAAGACAAGGTCCAACGCAGCCTGAATCAGGTCCTGCTGTTGACGAGGTTGGAGATGACATTAGCGACTGAGACCTAATAACGAAGAAGCCGTTTCGCATGAATAGTGCGAAACGGCTTTTTTTCGTTTTAAGATGTAATGATCTCTATGATTTGACTGCGTGTCATATCGCTTGAAAGCTCGAATTCGCCTACTTGAACGAGCGATTCGCGACCGCTAACTCGAAGCTGGTTTAAAAAGTCTTGCGCATTGTTAACAATGCCTAGTGACTCTAACTCATTTGCAAGCTCTGGAGCCGATGTACCTGGTGCGATCGTTACCGTAAGCACTTCAGGGTCATCTTGCGTATCTTCTGGATTATTTTCTTCCTCAGACATGTCGTTCTGCTGATTTGCTTCATTACTTTGATCTTCTTCGTTCGAAGGGATTTCTTCATTTCCTTCGTTTGAATCATTTGATTCATTTGATTCAGGAGGAGTTGTGGTAACTACATCTGTTTCCTCATTCTCTACTTGTTGTTCTAAAGCAACTAGTTGCTCTGATAGCTGTATATTTTCCTCCTGAAGAGCTTGAATTTGCGCTGCATTAGAGCTTGAGGTGAATACAGATGGTGCTAAAAAGTGGACAGCAGATAGTACAACAGCAATGATAAAGCAGCTAAGGGCTGCGCCTCGAAGTAACTCCGTATTCATCTAATCACCCCTTTACCTTACCGTCTAAAAGGTCTTCAATATAATCAGCGTCAAACCCCGTATTTGAAGCGATTTCACGAGGGGATTGACCATCCTCAAACATTTGAAGAACATCTTCCCTTGATAAACGATTGCTCTCCTTTGCGCTAGCTCCAGGAACCATCAATTCCTCTTCAAGTGTTTCTACTTTCTTTCTTAAATAATAGATTTCCTGCATCATTTGTATAGACGAATTTTCCATCTGGCGCTCTAGCTCTTTATATGGGTTC
This window contains:
- a CDS encoding Na/Pi cotransporter family protein, which codes for MFFGGLAIFLFSIKYMGDGLQQVAGDKLREILDKFTSNPVMGVFTGVFVTVLLQTSTGTTVLAIGLVNAGFMTLRQAIGVIMGANIGTTVTAFIIGLNISDYALPILAVGTFLIFFIKNRKANNYGQVIFGFGGLFYGLNLMGDGLRPLRELEAFADLTVSMSSNPLLGVLIGTVFTVAVQSSSASIGLLQQLYSQEALDIYAALPVLFGDNIGTTITAVLASLGASIAAKRAAATHVIFNLIGTVIVLILLTPFTNLVIYLQGALGLNPQMTIAFAHGIFNISNVALQLPFVALLAILVTKLIPGEETIIEYKAQHLDPTLITQSSAIALGQAKMETLRMAELSLQGLNEAAQFAKTKQGRHAELTYQFEDAINNLDRKITEYLVQISTNSLTAHDSHLHSMLMDTVRDIERVGDHMENIVELSEFQVANKVKMSELAMDDLDAMFTLTQDTLKEAIKALENHDIQAARQVMLKEEQIDKMERQLRKKHIIRLNEGLCDGSAGIVFVDMISNLERIGDHAVNIAEAVIAEEDY
- a CDS encoding iron-sulfur cluster biosynthesis family protein; this translates as MNITLTQDAIDQMKERVSFTAEEALFLSHETKGTGCVVNGVSDLIVMKKNELPDVAAFIKTVPEDYTVAIDKRVDWVYDENLIIDYKADKQMFQLKSPNQMLNPRMTFRNELK
- a CDS encoding superoxide dismutase, which encodes MAFSLPELPYAHNALEPHIDEETMKIHHGKHHQTYVTKLNDALEGHSDLQSKSIEELLTDLDALPESVRGPVRNNGGGHFNHTLFWQLMSPNGGGAPSGELAEAIESTFGSFDSFKEDFKNAGLTRFGSGWAWLVVNNGKLEITSTPNQDTPISEGKTPILGVDVWEHAYYLKYQNKRPDYVDAFFNVVNWDEVAKRYNEAK
- a CDS encoding penicillin-binding transpeptidase domain-containing protein — its product is MSEKKTYKPQVSVRLNLLFFGVFILFSALILRLGVVQIVQGEEFSEQLDREINVTERIEAPRGLMYDRFGNLLVDNELQFTVTYTNRNTPQDEMIETANRLSQFVTFDTDDIEGRFDRDRREYWALLNEEEYLEKLSIEEAESQGLSDSEAHLERLNAITDEELNSFTDDELEVFLIWREFNSGYNNSAHKVQRGISYDSAAQIMENIDQMPGVDIIRDSVRSYTYGDTLSSIFGRVGSISRDDLQARLAEGYERNEEVGQSYLEAQYESVLRGRDGRLENFTDQDGNRLRNPEERQGSRGNDLVLSFDMELQQRLSNIVDSEVSRSSGRFVGEPDAYVVMMEPDTGEVLAMSGYNSDLGTFTQGYVVGSSMKGATVLAGFDTGVLAPGNTVFDRPVNFPGSNPIRSVSNLGYVDDIAALERSSNIYMIEVAMRLVNYVPGVSGTNWGNFSRGFDILRSYYQQFGLGVETGIDLPGEFTGVNGGNTNLPGQMLFLTFGQFDTYTPMQLAQYVATIANNGTRIAPKVVKEIREPGENKEELGPIAVQNEPKLLNTIDVNQTYFDRVQRGFYQVIHGSRGTARAFFNGRDYDPAGKTGTAQVSVNGQEANNQTFVGYAPFNNPEVAISVVVPGVRDNQDSSGIANRIAEASLDAYFELQDERQGPTQPESGPAVDEVGDDISD